The Heptranchias perlo isolate sHepPer1 unplaced genomic scaffold, sHepPer1.hap1 HAP1_SCAFFOLD_596, whole genome shotgun sequence genome segment ctccatcccacttccattagaatccattccgtgctccatcacacttccattagaatccattccgtgctccatcacacttccattagaatccattccgtgctccatcacacttccattagaatccattccgtgctccatcccacttccattagaatccattccgtgctccatcccacttccattagaatccattccgtgctccatcacacttccattagaatccattccgtgctccatcacacttccattagaatccattccgttctccttcacacttccattaaAATCCATTCAGTGCTCCATCCCACTTCCATTaaaatccattccgtgctccatcccacttccattagaatccattccgtgctccatcccacttccattagaatccattccgtgctccatccCACTTCCATTAAAATCCATTCAGTGCTCCATTACACCTCCAtcagaatccattccgtgctccatcaCAGTTCCAtcagaatccattccgtgctccattacacctccatgagaatccattccgtgctccatcccacttccattagaatccattccgtgctccatccCACTTCCAtcagaatccattccgtgctccatccCACTTCCATTAAAATCCATTCAGTGCTCCATCCCACTTCCAtcagaatccattccgtgctccatcaCAGTTCCATCAGAATCTATTCCGTGCTCcatcacacttccattagaatccattccgtgctccatcaCACTTCCAtcagaatccattccgtgctccattacacctccattagaatccattccatGCTCCATCCCACTTCCATcggaatccattccgtgctccatcaCAGTTACAtgagaatccattccgtgctccattagaatccattccgtgctccatcccacctccatcggaatccattccgttctccttcacacttccattagaatccattccgcgcgccatcccacctccattagaatccattccgtgctccatccCACTTCCATcggaatccattccgtgctccatcccacttccattagaatccattccatgctccatcccacctccattagaatccattccatgctccatcccacctccattagaatccattccgttctccttcacacttccattagaatccattccgttctccttcacacctccattagaatccattccgttctccttcacacttccattagaatccattccgttctccttcacacttccattagaatccattccgcgcgccatcccacctccattagaatccattccgttctccttcacacctccattagaatccattccgttctccttcacacttccattagaatccattccgttctccttcacacctccattagaatccattccgttctccttcacacctccattagaatccattccgttctccttcacacctccatgagaatccattccgttctccttcacacttccattagaatccattccgtgctccttcacacttccattagaatccattccgttctccttcacacctccattagaatccattccgtgctccttcacacttccattagaatccattccgttctccttcacacttccattagaatccattccgttctccttcacacctccattagaatccattccgtgctccattacacctccattagaacccattccgtgctccattacacttccattagaatccattccgtgctccattacacctccattagaacccattccgtgctccattacacttccattagaatccattccgtgctccattacacctccattagaacccattccgtgctccattacacttccattagaatccattccgtgctccatcccacttccattagaatccattccatgctccatcccacctccattagaatccattccgttctccttcacacttccattagaatccattccgttctccttcacacctccattagaatccattccgttctccttcacacctccattagaatccattccgttctccttcacacctccattagaatccattccgtgctccttcacacttccattagaatccattccgtgctccatcccacctccattagaatccattccgttctccttcacacttccattagaatccattccgttctccttcacacctccatgagaatccattccgttctccttcacacctccatgagaatccattccgttctccttcacacttccattagaatccattccgttctccttcacacctccatgagaatccattccgttctccttcacacctccatgagaatccattccgttctccttcacacttccattagaatccattccgttctccttcacacctccatgagaatccattccgtgctccttcacacctccattagaatccattccgttctccttcacacttccattagaatccattccgttctccttcacacctccatgagaatccattccgttctccttcacacttccattagaatccattccgttctccttcacacctccattagaatccattccgttctccttcacacctccatgagaatccattccgttctccttcacacttccattagaatccattccgttctccttcacacctccatgagaatccattccgttctccttcacacctccatgagaatccattccgttctccttcacacttccattagaatccattccgttctccttcacacctccattagaatccattccgttctccttcacacttccattagaatccattccgtgctccttcacacttccattagaatccattccgtgctccattacacttccattagaatccattccgttctccttcacacctccattagaatccattccgtgctccttcacacttccattagaatccattccgttctccttcacacttccattagaatccattccgtgctccttcacacttccattagaatccattccgtgctccttcacacctccattagaatccattccgtgctccattacacttccattagaatccattccgtgctccttcacacctccattagaatccattccgtgctccttcacacttccattagaatccattctgtgctccattacacttccattagaatccattccgttctccttcacacttccattagaatccattccgtgctccattacacttccattagaatccattccgttctccttcacacttccattagaatccattccgtgctccattacacttccattagaatccattccgtgctccttcacacctccattagaatccattccgtgctccttcacacctccattagaatccattccgttctccttcacacctccattagaatccattccgttctccttcacacctccattagaatccattccgtgctccttcacacctccattagaatccattccgttctccttcacacctccattagaatccattccgttctccttcacacctccattagaatccattccgttctccttcacacctccattagaatccattccgttctccttcacacctccattagaatccattccgttctccttcacacttccattagaatccattccgtgctccattacacctccattagaatccattccgttctccttcacacttccattagaatccattccgtgctccattacacctccattagaatccattccgttctccttcacacttccattagaatccattccgtgctccattagaatccattccgtgctccattacacctccatcagaatccattccgttctccttcacacctccattagaatccattccgtgcttcTTCACACTTCCATCAGAATCCATTCCGctctccttcacacttccattagaatccattccgtgctccattagaatccattccgtgctccattagaatccattccgtgctccattagaatccattccgtgctccattagaatccattccgtgctccattagaatccattccgtgctccattagaatccattccgtgctccattagaatccattccgtgctccattacacCTCCATcggaatccattccgttctccttcacacctccatgagaatccattccgttctccttcacacttccattagaatccattccgtgctccttcacacttccattagaatccattccgttctccttcacacttccatcagaatccattccgttctccttcacacttccattagaatccattccgtgctccttcacacttccattagaatccattccgttctccttcacacctccattagaatccattccgttctccttcacacttccattagaatccattccgttctccatcccacttccattagaatccattccgttctccttcacacttccattagaatccattccgttctccatcccacctccattagaatccattccgttctccttcacacttccattagaatccattccgtgctccttcacacctccattagaatccattccgttctccttcacacctccattagaatccattccgttctccatcccacttccattagaatccattccgttctccttcacacttccattagaatccattccgtgctccatcccacttccattagaatccattccgttctccttcacacttccattagaatccattccgtgctccattacacttccattagaatccattccgttctccatcccacttccattagaatccattccgttctccttcacacttccattagaatccattccgttctccatcccacttccattagaatccattccgttctccttcacacttccattagaatccattccgtgctccattacacttccattagaatccattccgttctccatcccacttccattagaatccattccgttctccttcacacttccattagaatccattccgttctccatcccacttccattagaatccattccgttctccttcacacttccattagaatccattccgtgctccatcccacttccattagaatccattccgttctccttcacacttccattagaatccattccgttctccatcccacttccattagaatccattccgttctccttcacacttccattagaatccattccgttctccttcacacttccattagaatccattccgtgctccattacacctccattagaatccattccgtgctccattacacctccattagaatccattccgttctccttcacacctccattagaatccattccgtgctccttcacacctccatgagaatccattccgttctccttcacacctccattagaatccattccgttctccttcacacctccattagaatccattccgttctccttcacacttccattagaatccattccgttctccttcacacttccattagaatccattccgttctccttcacacctccattagaatccattccgtgctccttcacacttccattagaatccattccgttctccttcacacttccattagaatccattccgttctccttcacacctccattagaatccattccgtgctccttcacacttccattagaatccattccgtgctccttcacacttccattagaatccattccgtgctccttcacacttccattagaatccattccgttctccttcacacttccattagaatccattccgttctccttcacacctccatcagaatccattccgtgctccattacacttccattagaatccattccgttctccttcacacttccattagaatccattccgtgctccttcacacctccatcagaatccattccgtgctccattacacttccatcagaatccattccgttctccttcacacctccattagaatccattccgtgctccttcacacctccattagaatccattccgttctccttcacacttccattagaatccattccgttctccttcacacctccattagaatccattccgttctccttcacacttccattagaatccattccgttctccttcacacctccattagaatccattccgttctccttcacacctccattagaatccattccgtgctccttcacacttccattagaatccattccgtgctccttcacacttccattagaatccattccgttctccattacacttccattagaatccattccgttctccttcacacttccattagaatccattccgtgctccttcacacttccattagaatccattccgtgctccattacacctccattagaatc includes the following:
- the LOC137316639 gene encoding probable autotransporter YpjA isoform X5, producing MEHGMDSNGGVMEHGMDSNGSVKEHGMDSNGGVMEHGMDSNGSVMEHGMDSNGGVMEHGMDSNGSVMEHGMDSNGSVMEHGMDSNGSVMEHGMDSNGSVKENGMDSNGGVMEHGMDSNGSVKENGMDSNGSVKENGMDSNGSVMEHGMDSNGSVMEHGMDSNGSVKENGMDSNGGVMEHGMDSNGSVKENGMDSNGSVMEHGMDSNGSVKENGMDSNGGVMEHGMDSNGGVKEHGMDSNGSVMEHGMDSNGGVKEHGMDSNGGVMEHGMDSNGSVKENGMDSNGSVKENGMDSNGSVKEHGMDSNGSVMEHGMDSNGSVMEHGMDSNGSVKENGMDSNGSVMEHGMDSNGSVKENGMDSNGGVMEHGMDSDGGVKENGMDSNGSVKENGMDSNGSVKEHGMDSNGSVMEHGMDSNGSVMEHGMDSNGSVKENGMDSNGSVMEHGMDSNGSVKENGMDSNGSVKEHGMDSNGSVMEHGMDSNGSVKENGMDSNGSVMEHGMDSNGSVKENGMDSNGSVMEHGMDSNGGVKENGMDSNGSVKENGMDSNGSVMEHGMDSNGSVKENGMDSNGSVMEHGMDSNGSVKENGMDSNGSVMEHGMDSNGSVKENGMDSNGSVMEHGMDSNGGVKENGMDSNGSVKENGMDSNGSVKENGMDSNGSVKEHGMDSNGSVMEHGMDSNGSMKEHGMDSNGSVMEHGMDSNGGVKEHGMDSNGSVMEHGMDSNGSVKEHGMDSNGGVMEHGMDSNGSVKEHGMDSNGSVKEHGMGSNGGVMEHGMDSNGSVKEHGMDSNGSVKEHGMDSNGSVKEHGMDSNGSVKEHGMDSNGSVMEHGMDSNGSVKEHGMDSNGGVMEHGMDSNGSMKEHGMDSNGSVKENGMDSNGGVMEHGMDSNGSVKEHGMDSNGSVKENGMDSNGGVMEHGMDSNGSVKEHGMDSNGSVKENGMDSNGSVMENGMDSNGSVKEHGMDSNGSVKEHGMDSNGGVKENGMDSNGGVKENGMDSNGSVKENGMDSNGGVKENGMDSNGSVKENGMDSNGGVKEHGMDSNGGVKENGMDSDGSVMEHGMDSDGGVKEHGMDSNGSVKENGMDSNGSVMEHGMDSDGGVKENGMDSNGSVKENGMDSNGSVKEHGMDSNGSVKEHGMDSNGSVKEHGMDSNGGVKENGMDSNGSVKENGMDSNGSVKEHGMDSNGGVKENGMDSNGSVKENGMDSNGSVKENGMDSNGGVKENGMDSNGGVKENGMDSHGGVKEHGMDSNGGVKENGMDSNGGVMEHGMDSNGGVMEHGMDSNGSVKENGMDSNGSVKENGMDSNGSGMENGMDSNGSVKENGMDSNGSGMEHGMDSNGSVKENGMDSNGSGMENGMDSNGSVKENGMDSNGSGMENGMDSNGSVMEHGMDSNGSVKENGMDSNGSGMENGMDSNGSVKENGMDSNGSGMENGMDSNGSVMEHGMDSNGSVKENGMDSNGSGMEHGMDSNGSVKENGMDSNGSGMENGMDSNGGVKENGMDSNGGVKEHGMDSNGSVKENGMDSNGGGMENGMDSNGSVKENGMDSNGSGMENGMDSNGSVKENGMDSNGGVKENGMDSNGSVKEHGMDSNGSVKENGMDSDGSVKENGMDSNGSVKEHGMDSNGSVKENGMDSHGGVKENGMDSNGGVKENGMDSNGGVKENGMDSNGGVKEHGMDSNGGVKENGMDSNGGVKENGMDSNGGVKEHGMDSNGGVKEHGMDSNGSVMEHGMDSNGSVKENGMDSNGSVMEHGMDSNGSVKENGMDSNGSVMEHRMDSNGSVKEHGMDSNGGVKEHGMDSNGSVMEHGMDSNGGVKEHGMDSNGSVKEHGMDSNGSVKENGMDSNGSVKENGMDSNGSVKENGMDSHGGVKENGMDSHGGVKENGMDSNGSVKENGMDSHGGVKENGMDSNGGVKENGMDSNGSVKENGMDSHGGVKENGMDSNGSVKENGMDSNGGVKEHGMDSHGGVKENGMDSNGSVKENGMDSHGGVKENGMDSHGGVKENGMDSNGSVKENGMDSHGGVKENGMDSHGGVKENGMDSNGSVKENGMDSNGGGMEHGMDSNGSVKEHGMDSNGGVKENGMDSNGGVKENGMDSNGGVKENGMDSNGSVKENGMDSNGGGMEHGMDSNGSGMEHGMDSNGSVMEHGMGSNGGVMEHGMDSNGSVMEHGMGSNGGVMEHGMDSNGSVMEHGMGSNGGVMEHGMDSNGGVKENGMDSNGSVKENGMDSNGSVKEHGMDSNGGVKENGMDSNGSVKEHGMDSNGSVKENGMDSHGGVKENGMDSNGGVKENGMDSNGGVKENGMDSNGSVKENGMDSNGGVKENGMDSNGGGMARGMDSNGSVKENGMDSNGSVKENGMDSNGGVKENGMDSNGSVKENGMDSNGGGMEHGMDSNGGGMEHGMDSNGSGMEHGMDSDGSGMEHGMDSNGGGMARGMDSNGSVKENGMDSDGGGMEHGMDSNGARNGFSCNCDGARNGFRWKWDGAWNGF
- the LOC137316639 gene encoding probable autotransporter YpjA isoform X7, translated to MEHGMDSNGGVMEHGMDSNGSVKEHGMDSNGGVMEHGMDSNGSVMEHGMDSNGGVMEHGMDSNGSVMEHGMDSNGSVMEHGMDSNGSVMEHGMDSNGSVKENGMDSNGGVMEHGMDSNGSVKENGMDSNGSVKENGMDSNGSVMEHGMDSNGSVMEHGMDSNGSVKENGMDSNGGVMEHGMDSNGSVKENGMDSNGSVMEHGMDSNGSVKENGMDSNGGVMEHGMDSNGGVKEHGMDSNGSVMEHGMDSNGGVKEHGMDSNGGVMEHGMDSNGSVKENGMDSNGSVKENGMDSNGSVKEHGMDSNGSVMEHGMDSNGSVMEHGMDSNGSVKENGMDSNGSVMEHGMDSNGSVKENGMDSNGGVMEHGMDSDGGVKENGMDSNGSVKENGMDSNGSVKEHGMDSNGSVMEHGMDSNGSVMEHGMDSNGSVKENGMDSNGSVMEHGMDSNGSVKENGMDSNGSVKEHGMDSNGSVMEHGMDSNGSVKENGMDSNGSVMEHGMDSNGSVKENGMDSNGSVMEHGMDSNGGVKENGMDSNGSVKENGMDSNGSVMEHGMDSNGSVKENGMDSNGSVMEHGMDSNGSVKENGMDSNGSVMEHGMDSNGSVKENGMDSNGSVMEHGMDSNGGVKENGMDSNGSVKENGMDSNGSVKENGMDSNGSVKEHGMDSNGSVMEHGMDSNGSMKEHGMDSNGSVMEHGMDSNGGVKEHGMDSNGSVMEHGMDSNGSVKEHGMDSNGGVMEHGMDSNGSVKEHGMDSNGSVKEHGMGSNGGVMEHGMDSNGSVKEHGMDSNGSVKEHGMDSNGSVKEHGMDSNGSVKEHGMDSNGSVMEHGMDSNGSVKEHGMDSNGGVMEHGMDSNGSMKEHGMDSNGSVKENGMDSNGGVMEHGMDSNGSVKEHGMDSNGSVKENGMDSNGGVMEHGMDSNGSVKEHGMDSNGSVKENGMDSNGSVMENGMDSNGSVKEHGMDSNGSVKEHGMDSNGGVKENGMDSNGGVKENGMDSNGSVKENGMDSNGGVKENGMDSNGSVKENGMDSNGGVKEHGMDSNGGVKENGMDSDGSVMEHGMDSDGGVKEHGMDSNGSVKENGMDSNGSVMEHGMDSDGGVKENGMDSNGSVKENGMDSNGSVKEHGMDSNGSVKEHGMDSNGSVKEHGMDSNGGVKENGMDSNGSVKENGMDSNGSVKEHGMDSNGGVKENGMDSNGSVKENGMDSNGSVKENGMDSNGGVKENGMDSNGGVKENGMDSHGGVKEHGMDSNGGVKENGMDSNGGVMEHGMDSNGGVMEHGMDSNGSVKENGMDSNGSVKENGMDSNGSGMENGMDSNGSVKENGMDSNGSGMEHGMDSNGSVKENGMDSNGSGMENGMDSNGSVKENGMDSNGSGMENGMDSNGSVMEHGMDSNGSVKENGMDSNGSGMENGMDSNGSVKENGMDSNGSGMENGMDSNGSVMEHGMDSNGSVKENGMDSNGSGMEHGMDSNGSVKENGMDSNGSGMENGMDSNGGVKENGMDSNGGVKEHGMDSNGSVKENGMDSNGGGMENGMDSNGSVKENGMDSNGSGMENGMDSNGSVKENGMDSNGGVKENGMDSNGSVKEHGMDSNGSVKENGMDSDGSVKENGMDSNGSVKEHGMDSNGSVKENGMDSHGGVKENGMDSNGGVKENGMDSNGGVKENGMDSNGGVKEHGMDSNGGVKENGMDSNGGVKENGMDSNGGVKEHGMDSNGGVKEHGMDSNGSVMEHGMDSNGSVKENGMDSNGSVMEHGMDSNGSVKENGMDSNGSVMEHRMDSNGSVKEHGMDSNGGVKEHGMDSNGSVMEHGMDSNGGVKEHGMDSNGSVKEHGMDSNGSVKENGMDSNGSVKEHGMDSNGGVKENGMDSNGGVKENGMDSNGSVKENGMDSHGGVKENGMDSNGSVKENGMDSNGGVKEHGMDSHGGVKENGMDSNGSVKENGMDSHGGVKENGMDSHGGVKENGMDSNGSVKENGMDSHGGVKENGMDSHGGVKENGMDSNGSVKENGMDSNGGGMEHGMDSNGSVKEHGMDSNGGVKENGMDSNGGVKENGMDSNGGVKENGMDSNGSVKENGMDSNGGGMEHGMDSNGSGMEHGMDSNGSVMEHGMGSNGGVMEHGMDSNGSVMEHGMGSNGGVMEHGMDSNGSVMEHGMGSNGGVMEHGMDSNGGVKENGMDSNGSVKENGMDSNGSVKEHGMDSNGGVKENGMDSNGSVKEHGMDSNGSVKENGMDSHGGVKENGMDSNGGVKENGMDSNGGVKENGMDSNGSVKENGMDSNGGVKENGMDSNGGGMARGMDSNGSVKENGMDSNGSVKENGMDSNGGVKENGMDSNGSVKENGMDSNGGGMEHGMDSNGGGMEHGMDSNGSGMEHGMDSDGSGMEHGMDSNGGGMARGMDSNGSVKENGMDSDGGGMEHGMDSNGARNGFSCNCDGARNGFRWKWDGAWNGF
- the LOC137316639 gene encoding AP2/ERF domain-containing protein PFD0985w-like isoform X4, which gives rise to MEHGMDSNGGVMEHGMDSNGSVKEHGMDSNGGVMEHGMDSNGSVMEHGMDSNGGVMEHGMDSNGSVMEHGMDSNGSVMEHGMDSNGSVMEHGMDSNGSVKENGMDSNGGVMEHGMDSNGSVKENGMDSNGSVKENGMDSNGSVMEHGMDSNGSVMEHGMDSNGSVKENGMDSNGGVMEHGMDSNGSVKENGMDSNGSVMEHGMDSNGSVKENGMDSNGGVMEHGMDSNGGVKEHGMDSNGSVMEHGMDSNGGVKEHGMDSNGGVMEHGMDSNGSVKENGMDSNGSVKENGMDSNGSVKEHGMDSNGSVMEHGMDSNGSVMEHGMDSNGSVKENGMDSNGSVMEHGMDSNGSVKENGMDSNGGVMEHGMDSDGGVKENGMDSNGSVKENGMDSNGSVKEHGMDSNGSVMEHGMDSNGSVMEHGMDSNGSVKENGMDSNGSVMEHGMDSNGSVKENGMDSNGSVKEHGMDSNGSVMEHGMDSNGSVKENGMDSNGSVMEHGMDSNGSVKENGMDSNGSVMEHGMDSNGGVKENGMDSNGSVKENGMDSNGSVMEHGMDSNGSVKENGMDSNGSVMEHGMDSNGSVKENGMDSNGSVMEHGMDSNGSVKENGMDSNGSVMEHGMDSNGGVKENGMDSNGSVKENGMDSNGSVKENGMDSNGSVKEHGMDSNGSVMEHGMDSNGSMKEHGMDSNGSVMEHGMDSNGGVKEHGMDSNGSVMEHGMDSNGSVKEHGMDSNGGVMEHGMDSNGSVKEHGMDSNGSVKEHGMGSNGGVMEHGMDSNGSVKEHGMDSNGSVKEHGMDSNGSVKEHGMDSNGSVKEHGMDSNGSVMEHGMDSNGSVKEHGMDSNGGVMEHGMDSNGSMKEHGMDSNGSVKENGMDSNGGVMEHGMDSNGSVKEHGMDSNGSVKENGMDSNGGVMEHGMDSNGSVKEHGMDSNGSVKENGMDSNGSVMENGMDSNGSVKEHGMDSNGSVKEHGMDSNGGVKENGMDSNGGVKENGMDSNGSVKENGMDSNGGVKENGMDSNGSVKENGMDSNGGVKEHGMDSNGGVKENGMDSDGSVMEHGMDSDGGVKEHGMDSNGSVKENGMDSNGSVMEHGMDSDGGVKENGMDSNGSVKENGMDSNGSVKEHGMDSNGSVKEHGMDSNGSVKEHGMDSNGGVKENGMDSNGSVKENGMDSNGSVKEHGMDSNGGVKENGMDSNGSVKENGMDSNGSVKENGMDSNGGVKENGMDSNGGVKENGMDSHGGVKEHGMDSNGGVKENGMDSNGGVMEHGMDSNGGVMEHGMDSNGSVKENGMDSNGSVKENGMDSNGSGMENGMDSNGSVKENGMDSNGSGMEHGMDSNGSVKENGMDSNGSGMENGMDSNGSVKENGMDSNGSGMENGMDSNGSVMEHGMDSNGSVKENGMDSNGSGMENGMDSNGSVKENGMDSNGSGMENGMDSNGSVMEHGMDSNGSVKENGMDSNGSGMEHGMDSNGSVKENGMDSNGSGMENGMDSNGGVKENGMDSNGGVKEHGMDSNGSVKENGMDSNGGGMENGMDSNGSVKENGMDSNGSGMENGMDSNGSVKENGMDSNGGVKENGMDSNGSVKEHGMDSNGSVKENGMDSDGSVKENGMDSNGSVKEHGMDSNGSVKEHGMDSNGGVKENGMDSNGGVKENGMDSNGGVKEHGMDSNGGVKEHGMDSNGSVMEHGMDSNGSVKENGMDSNGSVMEHGMDSNGSVKENGMDSNGSVMEHRMDSNGSVKEHGMDSNGGVKEHGMDSNGSVMEHGMDSNGGVKEHGMDSNGSVKEHGMDSNGSVKENGMDSNGSVKEHGMDSNGGVKENGMDSNGSVMEHGMDSNGSVKEHGMDSNGSVKENGMDSNGGVKENGMDSNGSVKENGMDSHGGVKENGMDSHGGVKENGMDSNGSVKENGMDSHGGVKENGMDSNGGVKENGMDSNGSVKENGMDSHGGVKENGMDSNGSVKENGMDSNGGVKEHGMDSHGGVKENGMDSNGSVKENGMDSHGGVKENGMDSHGGVKENGMDSNGSVKENGMDSHGGVKENGMDSHGGVKENGMDSNGSVKENGMDSNGGGMEHGMDSNGSVKEHGMDSNGGVKENGMDSNGGVKENGMDSNGGVKENGMDSNGSVKENGMDSNGGGMEHGMDSNGSGMEHGMDSNGSVMEHGMGSNGGVMEHGMDSNGSVMEHGMGSNGGVMEHGMDSNGSVMEHGMGSNGGVMEHGMDSNGGVKENGMDSNGSVKENGMDSNGSVKEHGMDSNGGVKENGMDSNGSVKEHGMDSNGSVKENGMDSHGGVKENGMDSNGGVKENGMDSNGGVKENGMDSNGSVKENGMDSNGGVKENGMDSNGGGMARGMDSNGSVKENGMDSNGSVKENGMDSNGGVKENGMDSNGSVKENGMDSNGGGMEHGMDSNGGGMEHGMDSNGSGMEHGMDSDGSGMEHGMDSNGGGMARGMDSNGSVKENGMDSDGGGMEHGMDSNGARNGFSCNCDGARNGFRWKWDGAWNGF